The Ziziphus jujuba cultivar Dongzao chromosome 1, ASM3175591v1 genome segment GAGCATATTGGGTGCTTAGAGATTGAAGAACAATTTTTCATTACCTTGTTTGGATAAATTATTGAACAAGGCAACATGACCTGCATTTCTATAAAGCAGTTCTATGACACTGTTTGAAATATCACCCATGAGCTAATGGAGGTAGGGGAACGAGAAAGGGATTGGTTCCTTTAAATTACTTGCTTATGCTTCTGGAAGTAGATGAGGGAGCTCCATTCATGGAAGCTAACATTTACCATGCTTATACATTGTTGCTACATAAACTTATTAATATGGCAACATAAGCCAATAACAAAAGCAGATATATAGAAAGTGTGCAGcgggagatttttttttataggtagCCAGTCTCTACTTAACTCGACTCAAGCTTTACTTACCCACGACTTTCTTGTAAATTATACATTGTTGGTACAGTACATAAACATATTAGAAAGAAAGCCATGTCCATTGATGGTATTTCCATTTTCTACAGGCTTTTATTGATGCTTGGGAGATGGCTTGTTCGTTTCCCTTGCGAACAAGACTTGTAATTCCAGTTGGAAGTACTTACCTCGTCTATCCTGTTAATCTTGGCGGGCCTTGCCGCTCTAAGGTTACTTTAAAGGTAGGAACCCAGTATCTTAAAGGGCTGAAGTCCTCTCTCCTCTTGGATGGCAATATTTATTTCACAATgtatctttctctttctttattctTTCACATTGTCTATTGTTCTCTATGTTAACTAAAATGGATTGCATATCTCTGTAGATTTCTGGAACCATAATTGCCCCCAAAGATCCTGATGTTTGGATTGGTTTGAACCCTCGTAAATGGCTGTACTTTCATGGGGTGAACCACCTTACAGTAGAAGGGGGAGGGACAATCAATGGGATGGGAAAGGAATGGTGGGCTAGGTCTTGCAAGAGAAACTCAACAAATGTATTTCTTTCTTGGACCCTTTAAGTTGATGTTTCTTTTGTATACTATTGTACCTGCATTTTTCTAAGAGGCTTTCTTTTGTTTATGGCAGCCGTGTCGACATGCTCCAACAGTAAGTGCTGCTTTAGCTTGAGGGATCCAGTTATACCATTTATTTTGGTCCTTGTCTAAGAATATTACTTGCTTCTTGTGGTTATTCCTGATTTGGGATATCAACTACACTTCAGGCCATAACTTTTCATAGATGCAAGAATTTGAAAGTCAAAAACCTTATGCTGGTTAACAGTCAACAAATGCACATGGCATTTACCAACTGCATTCGGGTTTTGGCATCCCATCTTAAAGTAATAGCTCCTGCTACTAGCCCTAATACTGATGGAGTCCACATTAGTGCATCAAAAGGTGTTGAGATCAAGGAGAGTATTATCAGAACAGGTCAGTTATCCTTATGCAGCATTTATATCATTCAATCTTCTTGATCGTGTAATTAGGGTATAAAACATTTACTTCCTACTCTAAACTAAGAGATGAGGAATTGCAGTTTATCTTCTATTCATATTTCAATCTATGTTAGCAATCAGAGTGGCAAACAGTTGTAatcttttagaaaatatatcttAAACTTCACTGTTGTCTTTTCACTTGTGACTTCTACATGGATATAATTTTAGTAACACATGAAAAACCAGTTTACGAGGTTTGGGAATGGGAGATTTAGTTGCGCAAGTTTTATTATCTGAAGAATGGACTTTTTACCGGATTTCCAATCATAGCTATGAGGTTTCTGTTAACATTTGTCTTCCAATTTGCTTACCTCTCAGTTTTAGCAGAAATACGAACACCCAGATTTTGACTTTCTTGAAATGTAAAGTTAAttgaaaaccaaagaaaaaaacaccACTGGAATGGTTTTCTTGAAAGATCACATCTCTTTCATCATCTTCTTAGAAATGTTCCTTTTACAAGGGTACAAGgcttttttggatatttttggaGTTTATAAAAAATGTTCTGAATGCCGTTTATGCATTAAAGCTGAAGATCTTATACAGAGTTCTCTAACATGGTCCAGGAGATGACTGCATTTCTATAGTCAGCAATTCCTCACGAATCAAGATAAGAAACATTGTGTGTGGCCCAGGTCATGGCATAAGGTAAGAGGATTAGGTTTTCAGTAAGCTAAGAATATGGTATTAGAACTGCCTGTACTAATTTGGAACCATATCCATAGTATTGGAAGCTTGGGAAAATCAAAATCAAGAGCAGAGGTGCATGATATAATTGTTGATGGAGCTTTCATTTCTAACACTGAGAATGGAGTGAGGATCAAAACATGGCAGGTAATTTTCTTATCCAAGCTAGTATATCTGGCTTTTTCTCTCTCTGTAAAACGGAAGTCAAAAGTTTATTGAAATTTTGCTCTTTTCTATTCTTCAGGGAGGTAGAGGTTTTGCTTCCAGGATCACATTCCAAAATCtgttaatgaaaaatgtatCAAATCCAATTATAATAGATCAATATTATTGTGACTCGTTGCTGCCTTGTCCGAATAAGGTATGCACTTGTTATAGGTGTTTATTCCTGCAGTTACAAATAGTTTCTTGCTGATAGAATGTCAAATGCAGACTTTAATGGGTTATCATGATTTACTTCTTCTTGTGCTGTGATCCTGAACCTCACATGTTATAAACAGCATCAAGTTTTTGACATGCATAGCTTTAACATCAATCGCATTACATTAACACTAATCCGGCTTATTGACTATTATGGAACTGCACCTTGTCTTAgatcttttatataaatatatggttACTAACTGGAATTGTTCACACTAAAAGTAGTCGTATAAAAGTAGTATGTGTTATCCATTGAGAATGCAGACTTTGGCAGTGAAAGTGGAGAATATATCCTTCATTCACATTAAAGGGACTTCAGCTACAGAGGAAGCAATAAAGTTTTCTTGCAGTGATGACTGGCCATGTGAAGGTTTGTACTTGGAAGATATTCAGCTTCATTCATACAATAGGGGAGTTACAAGATCTTTTTGCTGGGAAGCTTATGGCTTGAGTTTGGGATTAGTAGACCCACCTGCTTGCTTTTCGTCCAGTGGAGGCTTCATTAAAGAGAAAGGCTTGTCGGACTCAGCCATTCATTCCTTCTGAAAAGAAATTGCAACGAAAGCCAAGCAGGTAAAATGTGGACCTTAGTGTATTTTCATCTTGCTCTCAAAGATCGATTGGTGCATGAAGCATTTCTTTCTTCAGCAGACCATGTACAGCCCCGCCTACACCACAAGGCCATGGTAACAGAAGGTCATTTATTATGGTAAATTTTGCAAATAACTTTGAATAATCATTCTCTAATGACTTTGTCGATGCTTTCTTATTATATATGCTGCAAAATCTGCAATATTATCTGTACAAAATACAGTCTATGATGTAgagaaaatatttgaattaaaagaagaagaagaagcagcatGATGTCTTTGATCTGTTCTGCATTACCATCTCTATCATATGATAACAAGTAGCATTATTACTTCAGCACAGCTTGCCATTATGATAGCACGTTATTAATTTTGGAACGGCTTGAAACAATTGGAAGAGAACGTAGAGAAAaattaaagtttcaaaaaaagGCAAGGTTGGAAAAGAGCCTCAAATGAGTTctgtattttattgatataatagCCAGCTACAATACAACATTACAAAACTTCTAAAAAAAGAGCTGAATATATCCTCATCATCAAACTGTATTCTAGGTGACAGTCAAGAGTAGTAGGAAGACGCCATTGTCAAATCTCATTGAAGATAACACTTTCCTCTGCATCTCTTTTAATAAACTTGAAACCACATTACTGCACCAAAAAGCAATATTCAATTCCCAACAAATTGCACGTGTCCACCTCCAAGACCATAAGACTAACGGGGTCCAAGCTTGGGACACCCCTCTGCTAGAGGTAAATCCAAGTTCTCAGCAAATCTGAAAGTTCTTGGAACCATCTTATCAACATAAAGGGTTCCTTCCAAATGATCACACTCATGCTGTAATATACGAGCTTGCCACCCTGAAGCAACTATACTGATGGGCTGGCCATAACGATCAAAACCCTCTACCTCAACATCAAGGTATCTCTCTACAACTGCTCTGAATCCATCCACACTGCATAGTATCACCAAAGCAAACAGAaatgaaataattttctaaacaGGGGCATGAATATCATggtcaaagttctaattaagcTCAAGATACCAAACATTTTGAATCTTAGCAATTGCGATTTTGGAACAAATCAAGAAGCTTTCTGTAAACTTTTGGAGTCTAGAGCACACCATGAACAAAGTAATGAGAAATATCAAATTTACCTAATTGCTTCTTGGTTTATAGTTTCTACCACGATCAATTGTGACAGTACATATATGTCATCCAAGAGATTTTCAAAGCTCAAATGTTCTTTCATTTTACAAGCACTTTTCATTGAATATGATTAGCTCTGTTCATCTTTCCCAAAGAAAATGGAAGGTAGAAATACATCATCAGCAACTGAACAGCAGAATAAACTGAGCGCTAACACGGTAAAGAATGGAATCAAATAAGTCGTAAGATTTCATGAAAATGATATTGCCCTCAATTATTCTGATGACTCCATGTTTTTAAAAGATATCAATCTAGGTATTCTCTCCACTTAAAATGTTTAGGGGAAAAGAAGGCCAACGGTTCTCCTTAACACATCTATAAATGCCATAACTATAATGTGCCGCAGTTACATAATTGCAACGTCAATTGGTTTTTATGACTATAATAGTGATTAAAAAGGTCAAAACATATTTCTTTGCGGTTACCTCAAACACCCTTCGAAAAAGAAAGCTGTCCTGTTGCTcttctttttaagttttgggtTAATGATCACCTgcaaaaaccaattaaaatatatgtaacagTCAAGTTAAAATATTAGATACTAAAAAAGTTTTCATATGCCATTTTGGATACTCTCCAAAATCCCATACAAAGTGACATACCAGAAGATCAAAAGGCCGTCTGTCTTGTGCTTTGATATCTTCCTTTGGCGCGTAACTAATATATTCTTTTGTATCTTCCGAAACTATTATCTGCAAAGTTATCatcattttcaatataaaaataaaatggtcttaTTATTAATAGGAACtagaaaaataacatttttccaaCAGTTTCTCAGCatccaaacaaaacaaacaacaagattaaaaaaaaaaaaaaaaattcaaaattggaACACCTGAGAGAAAGATGAAAATGAAATCCACACTGACCCTCAATGGAATTCCAATCTGAGGAGCTGCTAGACCGACCCCAGGAGCCTTCCGCATTGCCAAAACCATATCATCAATGATCTTCTGAATCCTCTCCGACTGGATTTCCCCAGGCTCCACTTCCCGAGCCGGTTCGTGCAAAACCGGGTCACCCGCTTTGACTATATCGGGCGAACTCGTCTTCTTCTTTTCTCCAAGACCCAGAAGCCATCCTGCTTTGGCAATTGACGGAGACGCAGAACTGTAAGTTCTCCGGGTCGTGAATATGGTATTAGGGCGTGTTTGTTACGCCGGACTGGGCAGGTCAGGACAGGACCCAGTCCCAGTCCGGTGTTTGGAAAGTGAAAATGGGAGGGGGACAGGTTTGTCCCGTAGATCATTTTATCCCAAATGAGGgggataaatctgacccatctggagactgggtcacttttgtcccaCCGAGCTCTCTTCGAAGCATCTCTGGCCGCCCCCTTCGAAGCATTGTCGATCTCGCATCACCATCCCCTTCGAAGCATCTGGCCGGTGagcatgtcttcttcttctgtttcggcaatcttccatcatcatcatcttgtatttttctttgttttttaccttaatttttagctaaaaaattatgaaatatttttgggaaatgtCATTTATTGATCTGCGAAATAAGCTTTGATCTATTTATGTTAGGGCTTGATTTGATATTCAGGAGGAAGAAGCTTGATTTTGGAGGCAAACTACCCTTCGAAGCATTTCTGGCCGGTGAGTTTATCTTCTGCTGCATCCTTCCTCTGTTTCATCGATCTGCCATCATCACCTGGTAAATATGGTGTCTCGTTTACAGTCCAAAAACCTCCATAAATCTAGATATGAGAAATAAGTTTTTTGCTTTGTCATAGGCATTTTGTTCAATTTACATCGATATTGCTGGTCTTAGTCTCTTGTTAATCTGCTGCAAAAgttcaaaaagaaaacttaaaaatgattataaaaGATTTTAACTTAGTCTTCGAACAAATTTGTATAAAGATTGCAACTTATTCATactaaaaatactaaaatgacATATGAACAAATTatgaattttcataataaagaAAAGGACAAAAGACTGTAAAAAAGCTGAGAGCATGTGGCAGCTATAATCAAGCTATATGAGGGGACATAACGATAACTATATAATtgtgtaattttatatattattatttctctacAGGTTATTTAAAGCTTGCATGTGCACTGTacttttcataattaaattatactCCCATTTTGATTAAAAGGAAGCAGCAGTATAGCTCAAAGGATTACGCAGAGGTTGGTGTGTTGACAATTTTAAGCAGCAGTATAGTACCTTATCTGATGCCAGGTAACTGTTCAGCTGCTAACTTCTAAAACTGGTTTCAGGTACAGCATTAAAACATCTAAAGTTTATGGGTTATCTAATTTTAACATGCTCATTTGTAGTTGTAATCCCTTTCAGAGAG includes the following:
- the LOC107408292 gene encoding peptide deformylase 1A, chloroplastic, whose amino-acid sequence is MVLAMRKAPGVGLAAPQIGIPLRIIVSEDTKEYISYAPKEDIKAQDRRPFDLLVIINPKLKKKSNRTAFFFEGCLSVDGFRAVVERYLDVEVEGFDRYGQPISIVASGWQARILQHECDHLEGTLYVDKMVPRTFRFAENLDLPLAEGCPKLGPR
- the LOC107408221 gene encoding probable polygalacturonase At1g80170 isoform X1, coding for MHAYGQTPRNVSLFLTESVTMKRSSSCASTCFISFVHMLIVFGSSKLTCTHGFESLLQLPQSGSTRTRPRFKRVFFLADFGAKGDGIANDTKAFIDAWEMACSFPLRTRLVIPVGSTYLVYPVNLGGPCRSKVTLKISGTIIAPKDPDVWIGLNPRKWLYFHGVNHLTVEGGGTINGMGKEWWARSCKRNSTNPCRHAPTAITFHRCKNLKVKNLMLVNSQQMHMAFTNCIRVLASHLKVIAPATSPNTDGVHISASKGVEIKESIIRTGDDCISIVSNSSRIKIRNIVCGPGHGISIGSLGKSKSRAEVHDIIVDGAFISNTENGVRIKTWQGGRGFASRITFQNLLMKNVSNPIIIDQYYCDSLLPCPNKTLAVKVENISFIHIKGTSATEEAIKFSCSDDWPCEGLYLEDIQLHSYNRGVTRSFCWEAYGLSLGLVDPPACFSSSGGFIKEKGLSDSAIHSF
- the LOC107408221 gene encoding probable polygalacturonase At1g80170 isoform X3 encodes the protein MHAYGQLPQSGSTRTRPRFKRVFFLADFGAKGDGIANDTKAFIDAWEMACSFPLRTRLVIPVGSTYLVYPVNLGGPCRSKVTLKISGTIIAPKDPDVWIGLNPRKWLYFHGVNHLTVEGGGTINGMGKEWWARSCKRNSTNPCRHAPTAITFHRCKNLKVKNLMLVNSQQMHMAFTNCIRVLASHLKVIAPATSPNTDGVHISASKGVEIKESIIRTGDDCISIVSNSSRIKIRNIVCGPGHGISIGSLGKSKSRAEVHDIIVDGAFISNTENGVRIKTWQGGRGFASRITFQNLLMKNVSNPIIIDQYYCDSLLPCPNKTLAVKVENISFIHIKGTSATEEAIKFSCSDDWPCEGLYLEDIQLHSYNRGVTRSFCWEAYGLSLGLVDPPACFSSSGGFIKEKGLSDSAIHSF
- the LOC107408221 gene encoding probable polygalacturonase At1g80170 isoform X2; its protein translation is MKRSSSCASTCFISFVHMLIVFGSSKLTCTHGFESLLQLPQSGSTRTRPRFKRVFFLADFGAKGDGIANDTKAFIDAWEMACSFPLRTRLVIPVGSTYLVYPVNLGGPCRSKVTLKISGTIIAPKDPDVWIGLNPRKWLYFHGVNHLTVEGGGTINGMGKEWWARSCKRNSTNPCRHAPTAITFHRCKNLKVKNLMLVNSQQMHMAFTNCIRVLASHLKVIAPATSPNTDGVHISASKGVEIKESIIRTGDDCISIVSNSSRIKIRNIVCGPGHGISIGSLGKSKSRAEVHDIIVDGAFISNTENGVRIKTWQGGRGFASRITFQNLLMKNVSNPIIIDQYYCDSLLPCPNKTLAVKVENISFIHIKGTSATEEAIKFSCSDDWPCEGLYLEDIQLHSYNRGVTRSFCWEAYGLSLGLVDPPACFSSSGGFIKEKGLSDSAIHSF